Proteins encoded in a region of the Zea mays cultivar B73 chromosome 4, Zm-B73-REFERENCE-NAM-5.0, whole genome shotgun sequence genome:
- the LOC100279221 gene encoding protein phosphatase 2C and cyclic nucleotide-binding/kinase domain-containing protein isoform X1 produces the protein MGCSASKCCSQLKCSLCSNGCLGQAPDSPRESRGKSSRGRGRVDSSGSDDSSGDDLGEDDDAFNHMNATRESTAGISRLSRVSSQFLPPDASRKVQVPLGNYDLRYSFLSQRGYYPESLDKANQDSYCVHTPFGPSPDDHLFGVFDGHGEYGAQCSQFVKRRLCENLLRDNRFRTDAVLALHSAFVATNTQLHADNLDDSMSGTTAVTILVRGKTIYVANTGDSRAVIAEKQGDDIVAVDLSIDQTPYRFDELERVKECGARVLTLDQIEGLKNPDVQCWGTEESDDGDPPRLWVQNGMYPGTAFTRSIGDSVAESIGVIADPEIFVLDLNSNNPFFVLASDGVFEFLSSQTVVDMVSKYKDPRDACAEIVAESYRLWLQYETRTDDITIILVHINGLTDESTQTVTKVTLQPSQQVVGLAGPESPLIVSSNTNNQRSKHDLSRARLRALESSLENGQLWVPPSPSHRKTWEEQAHIERVLHDHFLFRKLTDSQCHVLLDCMQRVEVKPRDIVVQQGGEGDCFYVVGSGEYEVLAIQEENGKEITKVLHRYTADKLSSFGELALMHNKPLQASVRAVTSGTLWALKREDFRGILMSEFSNIPSLKLLRSVQLFTRFTVLQLSQLAESLVEVSFADGQIIVDKNDKFSSLYIIQRGRVRLILATDQMTSDTWDLISAETKQAQSSRENGNYVLDIDEGGHFGEWSLIGETIAFTAIAVGDVTCSTIMKEKFDSIVGPFPKLSQADSKIKESLVTLENVADGDFPFRRVKLSDLEWKMCIYAADCSEIGLVQVRGYDKMRTLKRFYIKRVQDLHKEVQVFEEKDLMKSLSKSTCVPEVLSTCADQSYLGILLNCCLCCSLASILHTPLNETSARFFAASVVVALEELHQKSIIYRGVSADILMLDRSGHLQLVDFRFAKKLEGQRTYTICGIADSLAPEIVLGRGHGFPADWWALGVLIYFMLQSDMPFGSWRESELEPITKIAKGHLVMPVSFSAEVVDLITKLLVVDENARLGTSGAEAVKKHPWFDGTDWERIASGTCAAPEEITERINYCIETLNEDLSASPSVPIEDPDDLTAPEWIQDW, from the exons ATGGGCTGTTCAGCTTCCAAGTGTTGTTCACAATTGAAGTGCTCTTTGTGCTCAAATGGGTGCCTGGGGCAGGCACCTGACTCCCCGAGGGAATCCAGGGGAAAGTCAAGTCGGGGGAGAGGGAGGGTAGATTCTAGTGGTTCAGATGATTCTTCTGGTGATGATCTCGGGGAAGATGACGATGCTTTTAACCATATGAATGCTACAAGGGAATCAACTGCTGGCATCAGCCGACTGTCAAGGGTGTCGTCACAGTTTCTTCCTCCCGATGCTTCACGCAAGGTTCAGGTCCCTTTGGGTAACTATGACCTGAGATACTCCTTCCTGTCTCAAAGAGGTTACTACCCAGAATCACTGGACAAGGCAAATCAAGATAGCTACTGCGTACATACCCCATTTGGACCTAGTCCTGATGACCACTTATTCGGTGTGTTTGATGGCCATGGGGAATATGGAGCTCAATGCTCGCAATTTGTGAAGCGAAGATTATGCGAGAACCTGCTCAGAGATAACAGGTTTCGTACCGATGCTGTGCTGGCTCTTCATTCTGCTTTTGTGGCAACGAACACACAGCTGCATGCCGACAACTTGGATGACTCCATGAGTGGTACTACTGCAGTCACTATCTTGGTCAGGGGTAAAACTATTTACGTTGCAAATACCGGTGATTCGCGTGCTGTTATCGCCGAAAAACAAGGGGATGACATTGTCGCTGTTGACCTTTCCATAGATCAAACCCCTTACCGGTTTGATGAGCTTGAAAGGGTCAAGGAATGTGGTGCTAGGGTTCTAACGTTGGACCAAATAGAGGGCCTAAAGAACCCAGATGTGCAGTGTTGGGGTACTGAAGAAAGTGACGATGGCGATCCTCCAAGGTTATGGGTGCAAAATGGCATGTACCCAGGAACTGCTTTTACCCGTAGCATTGGAGATTCTGTTGCTGAGTCAATTGGTGTCATTGCAGATCCCGAGATTTTTGTCCTGGATCTCAATTCCAACAATCCATTTTTCGTTCTTGCTAGCGATGGCGTTTTTGAGTTCCTTTCCAGTCAAACAGTTGTCGACATG GTTTCTAAATACAAGGATCCTCGAGATGCATGTGCAGAAATTGTCGCTGAGTCCTATCGTCTTTGGCTACAGTATGAAACTCGTACAGATGACATTACAATCATACTCGTGCATATTAATGGGTTAACTGAT GAATCTACCCAGACTGTTACGAAGGTGACTTTACAACCTTCACAACAAGTAGTAGGACTGGCAGGCCCTGAATCGCCACTAATAGTAAGTTCCAACACCAATAATCAGCGCTCCAAGCATGATTTATCACGGGCACGATTGAGGGCTCTTGAAAGTTCTCTAGAGAATGGTCAATTATGGGTCCCTCCATCTCCATCGCATCGGAAGACATGGGAAGAGCAA GCGCATATTGAGCGGGTACTACATGATCATTTCCTATTTAGGAAGCTTACTGACTCACAATGTCATGTTCTACTTGATTGTATGCAACGAGTTGAGGTGAAACCTAGGGATATAGTAGTACAACAG GGCGGTGAAGGTGACTGCTTCTATGTAGTTGGTAGTGGTGAGTATGAAGTTCTGGCTATTCAG GAAGAAAATGGAAAGGAAATAACCAAGGTTCTGCATCGGTATACAGCTGACAAGTTATCTTCTTTTGGGGAGCTAGCACTAAT GCACAATAAGCCGCTTCAGGCTTCAGTTCGTGCTGTGACCAGTGGAACATTATGGGCTCTAAAGAGGGAGGACTTCCGGGGTATTTTGATGTCAGAATTTTCAAACATACCATCATTGAAGTTGCTCCGATCTGTACAACTGTTTACAAGATTTACAGTGCTTCAACTAAGTCAACTTGCCGAGTCACTTGTTGAAGTATCTTTTGCAGATGGGCAAATAATAGTAGATAAG AATGATAAATTCTCTTCTCTGTATATCATTCAAAGAGGTCGTGTGAGACTTATATTGGCTACTGATCAAATGACTTCAGATACTTGGGATCTCATTAGTGCTGAAACAAAGCAGGCACAAAGTAGTCGGGAAAATGGTAATTATGTGCTTGATATAGATGAGGGAGGGCACTTCGGAGAGTGGTCTCTCATTGGTGAGACTATTGCTTTCACTGCTATTGCTGTTGGTGATGTTACTTGTTCTACTATCATGAAGGAGAAATTTGACTCAATTGTTGGGCCTTTTCCTAAACTTTCGCAAGCTGATTCCAA GATTAAAGAATCTCTGGTAACTCTGGAGAATGTTGCAGATGGTGATTTCCCTTTTAGGAGGGTGAAGCTCTCAGATTTG GAATGGAAAATGTGCATATATGCTGCTGATTGCAGTGAGATTGGTCTTGTCCAAGTCAGGGGCTATG ACAAGATGAGAACTTTAAAAAGGTTTTACATCAAGAGAGTACAAGATCTCCATAAGGAAGTACAAGTATTTGAGGAAAAGGACCTTATGAAAAGCTTGAGCAAATCAACTTGCGTGCCAGAAGTTCTGTCTACTTGTGCTGATCAGTCATACCTTGGAATATTACTGAATTGTTGCCTTTGTTGCTCACTGGCTTCAATACTTCATACACCACTAAATGAGACATCTGCAAGATTCTTTGCAGCCTCAGTTGTTGTTGCTCTAGAAGAACTTCATCAG aagtccattatctatagaggtGTTTCGGCAGACATTCTTATGCTCGACAGATCAGGACATCTGCAGCTGGTGGATTTTAGGTTTGCAAAGAAGTTGGAAGGTCAAAGGACATACACAATATGTGGGATCGCTGACTCTCTGGCACCAGAGATTGTTCTTGGTAGGGGTCATGGATTTCCTGCTGACTG GTGGGCACTTGGAGTTTTGATCTATTTCATGCTTCAGTCAGACATGCCATTCGGGTCCTGGAGGGAGAGCGAGCTGGAACCTATTACAAAAATTGCCAAAGGCCACCTTGTTATGCCAGTGTCTTTCAGTGCAGAAGTTGTTGACCTTATAACCAAG CTACTCGTGGTCGACGAAAACGCGCGCCTTGGAACCAGTGGTGCTGAAGCTGTGAAGAAACACCCCTGGTTTGATGGCACTGATTGGGAGCGAATAGCATCTGGGACTTGTGCAGCACCTGAAGAAATCACTGAGCGCATCAACTACTGTATAGAAACTCTTAATGAGGACTTATCCGCATCTCCTTCCGTGCCGATTGAAGACCCAGATGATCTCACTGCTCCAGAGTGGATCCAGGATTGGTGA
- the LOC100279221 gene encoding Protein phosphatase 2C and cyclic nucleotide-binding/kinase domain-containing protein encodes MGCSASKCCSQLKCSLCSNGCLGQAPDSPRESRGKSSRGRGRVDSSGSDDSSGDDLGEDDDAFNHMNATRESTAGISRLSRVSSQFLPPDASRKVQVPLGNYDLRYSFLSQRGYYPESLDKANQDSYCVHTPFGPSPDDHLFGVFDGHGEYGAQCSQFVKRRLCENLLRDNRFRTDAVLALHSAFVATNTQLHADNLDDSMSGTTAVTILVRGKTIYVANTGDSRAVIAEKQGDDIVAVDLSIDQTPYRFDELERVKECGARVLTLDQIEGLKNPDVQCWGTEESDDGDPPRLWVQNGMYPGTAFTRSIGDSVAESIGVIADPEIFVLDLNSNNPFFVLASDGVFEFLSSQTVVDMVSKYKDPRDACAEIVAESYRLWLQYETRTDDITIILVHINGLTDKESTQTVTKVTLQPSQQVVGLAGPESPLIVSSNTNNQRSKHDLSRARLRALESSLENGQLWVPPSPSHRKTWEEQAHIERVLHDHFLFRKLTDSQCHVLLDCMQRVEVKPRDIVVQQGGEGDCFYVVGSGEYEVLAIQEENGKEITKVLHRYTADKLSSFGELALMHNKPLQASVRAVTSGTLWALKREDFRGILMSEFSNIPSLKLLRSVQLFTRFTVLQLSQLAESLVEVSFADGQIIVDKNDKFSSLYIIQRGRVRLILATDQMTSDTWDLISAETKQAQSSRENGNYVLDIDEGGHFGEWSLIGETIAFTAIAVGDVTCSTIMKEKFDSIVGPFPKLSQADSKIKESLVTLENVADGDFPFRRVKLSDLEWKMCIYAADCSEIGLVQVRGYDKMRTLKRFYIKRVQDLHKEVQVFEEKDLMKSLSKSTCVPEVLSTCADQSYLGILLNCCLCCSLASILHTPLNETSARFFAASVVVALEELHQKSIIYRGVSADILMLDRSGHLQLVDFRFAKKLEGQRTYTICGIADSLAPEIVLGRGHGFPADWWALGVLIYFMLQSDMPFGSWRESELEPITKIAKGHLVMPVSFSAEVVDLITKLLVVDENARLGTSGAEAVKKHPWFDGTDWERIASGTCAAPEEITERINYCIETLNEDLSASPSVPIEDPDDLTAPEWIQDW; translated from the exons ATGGGCTGTTCAGCTTCCAAGTGTTGTTCACAATTGAAGTGCTCTTTGTGCTCAAATGGGTGCCTGGGGCAGGCACCTGACTCCCCGAGGGAATCCAGGGGAAAGTCAAGTCGGGGGAGAGGGAGGGTAGATTCTAGTGGTTCAGATGATTCTTCTGGTGATGATCTCGGGGAAGATGACGATGCTTTTAACCATATGAATGCTACAAGGGAATCAACTGCTGGCATCAGCCGACTGTCAAGGGTGTCGTCACAGTTTCTTCCTCCCGATGCTTCACGCAAGGTTCAGGTCCCTTTGGGTAACTATGACCTGAGATACTCCTTCCTGTCTCAAAGAGGTTACTACCCAGAATCACTGGACAAGGCAAATCAAGATAGCTACTGCGTACATACCCCATTTGGACCTAGTCCTGATGACCACTTATTCGGTGTGTTTGATGGCCATGGGGAATATGGAGCTCAATGCTCGCAATTTGTGAAGCGAAGATTATGCGAGAACCTGCTCAGAGATAACAGGTTTCGTACCGATGCTGTGCTGGCTCTTCATTCTGCTTTTGTGGCAACGAACACACAGCTGCATGCCGACAACTTGGATGACTCCATGAGTGGTACTACTGCAGTCACTATCTTGGTCAGGGGTAAAACTATTTACGTTGCAAATACCGGTGATTCGCGTGCTGTTATCGCCGAAAAACAAGGGGATGACATTGTCGCTGTTGACCTTTCCATAGATCAAACCCCTTACCGGTTTGATGAGCTTGAAAGGGTCAAGGAATGTGGTGCTAGGGTTCTAACGTTGGACCAAATAGAGGGCCTAAAGAACCCAGATGTGCAGTGTTGGGGTACTGAAGAAAGTGACGATGGCGATCCTCCAAGGTTATGGGTGCAAAATGGCATGTACCCAGGAACTGCTTTTACCCGTAGCATTGGAGATTCTGTTGCTGAGTCAATTGGTGTCATTGCAGATCCCGAGATTTTTGTCCTGGATCTCAATTCCAACAATCCATTTTTCGTTCTTGCTAGCGATGGCGTTTTTGAGTTCCTTTCCAGTCAAACAGTTGTCGACATG GTTTCTAAATACAAGGATCCTCGAGATGCATGTGCAGAAATTGTCGCTGAGTCCTATCGTCTTTGGCTACAGTATGAAACTCGTACAGATGACATTACAATCATACTCGTGCATATTAATGGGTTAACTGAT AAGGAATCTACCCAGACTGTTACGAAGGTGACTTTACAACCTTCACAACAAGTAGTAGGACTGGCAGGCCCTGAATCGCCACTAATAGTAAGTTCCAACACCAATAATCAGCGCTCCAAGCATGATTTATCACGGGCACGATTGAGGGCTCTTGAAAGTTCTCTAGAGAATGGTCAATTATGGGTCCCTCCATCTCCATCGCATCGGAAGACATGGGAAGAGCAA GCGCATATTGAGCGGGTACTACATGATCATTTCCTATTTAGGAAGCTTACTGACTCACAATGTCATGTTCTACTTGATTGTATGCAACGAGTTGAGGTGAAACCTAGGGATATAGTAGTACAACAG GGCGGTGAAGGTGACTGCTTCTATGTAGTTGGTAGTGGTGAGTATGAAGTTCTGGCTATTCAG GAAGAAAATGGAAAGGAAATAACCAAGGTTCTGCATCGGTATACAGCTGACAAGTTATCTTCTTTTGGGGAGCTAGCACTAAT GCACAATAAGCCGCTTCAGGCTTCAGTTCGTGCTGTGACCAGTGGAACATTATGGGCTCTAAAGAGGGAGGACTTCCGGGGTATTTTGATGTCAGAATTTTCAAACATACCATCATTGAAGTTGCTCCGATCTGTACAACTGTTTACAAGATTTACAGTGCTTCAACTAAGTCAACTTGCCGAGTCACTTGTTGAAGTATCTTTTGCAGATGGGCAAATAATAGTAGATAAG AATGATAAATTCTCTTCTCTGTATATCATTCAAAGAGGTCGTGTGAGACTTATATTGGCTACTGATCAAATGACTTCAGATACTTGGGATCTCATTAGTGCTGAAACAAAGCAGGCACAAAGTAGTCGGGAAAATGGTAATTATGTGCTTGATATAGATGAGGGAGGGCACTTCGGAGAGTGGTCTCTCATTGGTGAGACTATTGCTTTCACTGCTATTGCTGTTGGTGATGTTACTTGTTCTACTATCATGAAGGAGAAATTTGACTCAATTGTTGGGCCTTTTCCTAAACTTTCGCAAGCTGATTCCAA GATTAAAGAATCTCTGGTAACTCTGGAGAATGTTGCAGATGGTGATTTCCCTTTTAGGAGGGTGAAGCTCTCAGATTTG GAATGGAAAATGTGCATATATGCTGCTGATTGCAGTGAGATTGGTCTTGTCCAAGTCAGGGGCTATG ACAAGATGAGAACTTTAAAAAGGTTTTACATCAAGAGAGTACAAGATCTCCATAAGGAAGTACAAGTATTTGAGGAAAAGGACCTTATGAAAAGCTTGAGCAAATCAACTTGCGTGCCAGAAGTTCTGTCTACTTGTGCTGATCAGTCATACCTTGGAATATTACTGAATTGTTGCCTTTGTTGCTCACTGGCTTCAATACTTCATACACCACTAAATGAGACATCTGCAAGATTCTTTGCAGCCTCAGTTGTTGTTGCTCTAGAAGAACTTCATCAG aagtccattatctatagaggtGTTTCGGCAGACATTCTTATGCTCGACAGATCAGGACATCTGCAGCTGGTGGATTTTAGGTTTGCAAAGAAGTTGGAAGGTCAAAGGACATACACAATATGTGGGATCGCTGACTCTCTGGCACCAGAGATTGTTCTTGGTAGGGGTCATGGATTTCCTGCTGACTG GTGGGCACTTGGAGTTTTGATCTATTTCATGCTTCAGTCAGACATGCCATTCGGGTCCTGGAGGGAGAGCGAGCTGGAACCTATTACAAAAATTGCCAAAGGCCACCTTGTTATGCCAGTGTCTTTCAGTGCAGAAGTTGTTGACCTTATAACCAAG CTACTCGTGGTCGACGAAAACGCGCGCCTTGGAACCAGTGGTGCTGAAGCTGTGAAGAAACACCCCTGGTTTGATGGCACTGATTGGGAGCGAATAGCATCTGGGACTTGTGCAGCACCTGAAGAAATCACTGAGCGCATCAACTACTGTATAGAAACTCTTAATGAGGACTTATCCGCATCTCCTTCCGTGCCGATTGAAGACCCAGATGATCTCACTGCTCCAGAGTGGATCCAGGATTGGTGA
- the LOC100279221 gene encoding protein phosphatase 2C and cyclic nucleotide-binding/kinase domain-containing protein isoform X2: MLITDSDLPSPCSLNLRLLCCHHPPPLSSPPILSLRPLLACSTHLINFPTPSSISIHSSPQAAAAGSRICCCWCSATPSSISAAVSKYKDPRDACAEIVAESYRLWLQYETRTDDITIILVHINGLTDKESTQTVTKVTLQPSQQVVGLAGPESPLIVSSNTNNQRSKHDLSRARLRALESSLENGQLWVPPSPSHRKTWEEQAHIERVLHDHFLFRKLTDSQCHVLLDCMQRVEVKPRDIVVQQGGEGDCFYVVGSGEYEVLAIQEENGKEITKVLHRYTADKLSSFGELALMHNKPLQASVRAVTSGTLWALKREDFRGILMSEFSNIPSLKLLRSVQLFTRFTVLQLSQLAESLVEVSFADGQIIVDKNDKFSSLYIIQRGRVRLILATDQMTSDTWDLISAETKQAQSSRENGNYVLDIDEGGHFGEWSLIGETIAFTAIAVGDVTCSTIMKEKFDSIVGPFPKLSQADSKIKESLVTLENVADGDFPFRRVKLSDLEWKMCIYAADCSEIGLVQVRGYDKMRTLKRFYIKRVQDLHKEVQVFEEKDLMKSLSKSTCVPEVLSTCADQSYLGILLNCCLCCSLASILHTPLNETSARFFAASVVVALEELHQKSIIYRGVSADILMLDRSGHLQLVDFRFAKKLEGQRTYTICGIADSLAPEIVLGRGHGFPADWWALGVLIYFMLQSDMPFGSWRESELEPITKIAKGHLVMPVSFSAEVVDLITKLLVVDENARLGTSGAEAVKKHPWFDGTDWERIASGTCAAPEEITERINYCIETLNEDLSASPSVPIEDPDDLTAPEWIQDW; the protein is encoded by the exons ATGCTCATCACCGATTCCGACTTGCCCTCACCTTGTAGCCTAAACTTGCGGCTACTCTGCTGCCACCACCCACCTCCTCTCTCTTCACCTCCCATTCTCTCTCTCCGCCCCCTGCTTGCCTGCTCTACCCACCTCATAAACTTCCCCACTCCTTCCTCCATTTCCATCCATTCTTCTCCCCAGGCTGCCGCCGCTGGCAGCCGCATATGCTGCTGCTGGTGCTCTGCTACTCCTTCGTCAATCTCTGCTGCC GTTTCTAAATACAAGGATCCTCGAGATGCATGTGCAGAAATTGTCGCTGAGTCCTATCGTCTTTGGCTACAGTATGAAACTCGTACAGATGACATTACAATCATACTCGTGCATATTAATGGGTTAACTGAT AAGGAATCTACCCAGACTGTTACGAAGGTGACTTTACAACCTTCACAACAAGTAGTAGGACTGGCAGGCCCTGAATCGCCACTAATAGTAAGTTCCAACACCAATAATCAGCGCTCCAAGCATGATTTATCACGGGCACGATTGAGGGCTCTTGAAAGTTCTCTAGAGAATGGTCAATTATGGGTCCCTCCATCTCCATCGCATCGGAAGACATGGGAAGAGCAA GCGCATATTGAGCGGGTACTACATGATCATTTCCTATTTAGGAAGCTTACTGACTCACAATGTCATGTTCTACTTGATTGTATGCAACGAGTTGAGGTGAAACCTAGGGATATAGTAGTACAACAG GGCGGTGAAGGTGACTGCTTCTATGTAGTTGGTAGTGGTGAGTATGAAGTTCTGGCTATTCAG GAAGAAAATGGAAAGGAAATAACCAAGGTTCTGCATCGGTATACAGCTGACAAGTTATCTTCTTTTGGGGAGCTAGCACTAAT GCACAATAAGCCGCTTCAGGCTTCAGTTCGTGCTGTGACCAGTGGAACATTATGGGCTCTAAAGAGGGAGGACTTCCGGGGTATTTTGATGTCAGAATTTTCAAACATACCATCATTGAAGTTGCTCCGATCTGTACAACTGTTTACAAGATTTACAGTGCTTCAACTAAGTCAACTTGCCGAGTCACTTGTTGAAGTATCTTTTGCAGATGGGCAAATAATAGTAGATAAG AATGATAAATTCTCTTCTCTGTATATCATTCAAAGAGGTCGTGTGAGACTTATATTGGCTACTGATCAAATGACTTCAGATACTTGGGATCTCATTAGTGCTGAAACAAAGCAGGCACAAAGTAGTCGGGAAAATGGTAATTATGTGCTTGATATAGATGAGGGAGGGCACTTCGGAGAGTGGTCTCTCATTGGTGAGACTATTGCTTTCACTGCTATTGCTGTTGGTGATGTTACTTGTTCTACTATCATGAAGGAGAAATTTGACTCAATTGTTGGGCCTTTTCCTAAACTTTCGCAAGCTGATTCCAA GATTAAAGAATCTCTGGTAACTCTGGAGAATGTTGCAGATGGTGATTTCCCTTTTAGGAGGGTGAAGCTCTCAGATTTG GAATGGAAAATGTGCATATATGCTGCTGATTGCAGTGAGATTGGTCTTGTCCAAGTCAGGGGCTATG ACAAGATGAGAACTTTAAAAAGGTTTTACATCAAGAGAGTACAAGATCTCCATAAGGAAGTACAAGTATTTGAGGAAAAGGACCTTATGAAAAGCTTGAGCAAATCAACTTGCGTGCCAGAAGTTCTGTCTACTTGTGCTGATCAGTCATACCTTGGAATATTACTGAATTGTTGCCTTTGTTGCTCACTGGCTTCAATACTTCATACACCACTAAATGAGACATCTGCAAGATTCTTTGCAGCCTCAGTTGTTGTTGCTCTAGAAGAACTTCATCAG aagtccattatctatagaggtGTTTCGGCAGACATTCTTATGCTCGACAGATCAGGACATCTGCAGCTGGTGGATTTTAGGTTTGCAAAGAAGTTGGAAGGTCAAAGGACATACACAATATGTGGGATCGCTGACTCTCTGGCACCAGAGATTGTTCTTGGTAGGGGTCATGGATTTCCTGCTGACTG GTGGGCACTTGGAGTTTTGATCTATTTCATGCTTCAGTCAGACATGCCATTCGGGTCCTGGAGGGAGAGCGAGCTGGAACCTATTACAAAAATTGCCAAAGGCCACCTTGTTATGCCAGTGTCTTTCAGTGCAGAAGTTGTTGACCTTATAACCAAG CTACTCGTGGTCGACGAAAACGCGCGCCTTGGAACCAGTGGTGCTGAAGCTGTGAAGAAACACCCCTGGTTTGATGGCACTGATTGGGAGCGAATAGCATCTGGGACTTGTGCAGCACCTGAAGAAATCACTGAGCGCATCAACTACTGTATAGAAACTCTTAATGAGGACTTATCCGCATCTCCTTCCGTGCCGATTGAAGACCCAGATGATCTCACTGCTCCAGAGTGGATCCAGGATTGGTGA